Proteins from a genomic interval of Paenibacillus sp. RC334:
- a CDS encoding MFS transporter yields MSKYVLNKAGTVADLEVHIEEAIDRTIDEKRLVGAGVQVALNEAQYYSCAAGCPDREQKSGGDLSVSLSFSCKNIIALAAICLSALMFGLEISSVPVILPTLEKVLHGDLKDMQWIMNAYTIACATVLMAVGTLADRYGRRRIFIISLVLFGITSLICGLAQSTSVLIISRFLQGVGAGAMQICQIAILSHRFQEGQERSKAFGIWGIVFGIGLGFGPIIGGMIVAVLNWHWVFLVHVPLTILTLILVFRGIEESRDPQVKKLDIIGIITLSLTVFGLAYFITQGPELGFTSRASISILIAVAISFIIFLFAEKLSAHPMFDFSVFKIRNFSGALLGSIGMNFSFWPFMIYLPIYFQSGLGYGIVAAGLSLLAYALPTLVIPPLAERFSLRYQPRIVIPSGLFILGMGFILMKYGSSSDHASWLTMLPGSLLAGIGLGLTNTPVTNTTTGSVPSARAGMASGIDMSARLISLAINIAVMGFILQEGILSYLKGALSGTLNAVQLRSVAEKIAAGNTVSLKQSLPELSSLDASGAVVHAALVHGFGLIMLYGGIGVWVLAAISFMIFGPKRA; encoded by the coding sequence TTGAGTAAATATGTTTTAAATAAGGCAGGAACAGTAGCAGATTTAGAAGTACATATTGAAGAGGCTATTGATCGTACAATTGACGAAAAAAGGCTGGTTGGTGCTGGTGTACAAGTTGCGCTTAATGAGGCGCAATATTATAGTTGCGCTGCCGGATGTCCAGACCGTGAACAAAAGTCTGGGGGGGACCTCTCAGTGAGCCTATCCTTCTCCTGCAAAAATATAATTGCATTGGCTGCTATATGTTTGTCCGCATTGATGTTCGGCCTCGAAATTTCCAGTGTGCCAGTGATACTGCCAACTCTGGAAAAAGTATTGCATGGCGATCTTAAGGATATGCAATGGATTATGAACGCTTACACCATTGCATGTGCCACAGTTCTGATGGCTGTTGGAACGCTGGCTGACCGGTATGGAAGGAGGCGTATTTTCATTATCAGCCTCGTCTTGTTCGGTATTACATCCTTGATTTGTGGCTTGGCGCAAAGCACATCGGTTCTGATCATCAGTCGGTTTCTTCAAGGGGTGGGGGCTGGTGCGATGCAGATTTGCCAGATAGCAATTCTTTCACATCGGTTTCAGGAAGGACAAGAACGCAGCAAGGCCTTTGGCATATGGGGGATTGTGTTCGGTATCGGCCTCGGTTTTGGACCTATCATCGGCGGCATGATCGTGGCCGTGTTGAACTGGCATTGGGTTTTCCTGGTCCACGTTCCGTTGACCATCCTCACTTTGATTCTTGTTTTCCGTGGCATAGAGGAGTCCAGAGATCCGCAGGTGAAAAAGCTGGACATTATCGGCATCATCACGCTTTCGTTGACAGTTTTTGGCCTTGCATACTTTATCACGCAAGGGCCGGAACTCGGCTTTACCAGCAGAGCATCCATCAGCATCCTTATTGCAGTAGCAATAAGTTTCATTATTTTTCTATTTGCGGAAAAGCTCAGCGCCCATCCGATGTTTGACTTTTCCGTATTCAAGATACGTAATTTCTCTGGCGCTCTCCTTGGCTCCATCGGCATGAACTTCAGTTTCTGGCCGTTCATGATCTATCTGCCGATCTATTTCCAGAGTGGCCTGGGTTACGGCATCGTAGCCGCCGGGCTGTCTCTCTTGGCTTATGCGCTGCCCACCTTGGTAATTCCGCCTCTGGCAGAGCGTTTTTCGCTCCGCTATCAGCCGCGCATAGTCATTCCATCAGGTCTGTTCATCCTCGGCATGGGCTTCATTTTGATGAAATATGGCAGCAGCAGCGATCACGCCAGTTGGTTGACCATGCTCCCTGGCTCCTTGTTGGCTGGTATTGGGCTTGGCTTAACCAACACGCCTGTGACCAACACGACCACCGGCTCTGTTCCGAGTGCCCGTGCAGGCATGGCTTCCGGTATAGATATGAGTGCCAGATTGATCAGTCTAGCCATCAACATCGCTGTGATGGGATTCATCTTGCAGGAAGGTATTCTGTCTTATTTGAAGGGTGCCCTTTCCGGGACTCTCAATGCAGTGCAATTGCGGTCTGTAGCCGAAAAAATAGCCGCCGGAAATACTGTATCTCTCAAGCAGAGTTTGCCAGAACTCTCCTCTCTGGATGCGTCTGGAGCCGTCGTCCATGCAGCGCTTGTGCACGGCTTTGGCTTGATAATGCTCTACGGCGGTATTGGTGTCTGGGTTCTAGCCGCGATCAGTTTTATGATTTTTGGACCTAAGAGAGCATAA
- the pssA gene encoding CDP-diacylglycerol--serine O-phosphatidyltransferase gives MKWNWLPSLCTMANLGAGVLSLFYTIHEQYTTAFILIMVAALWDVLDGLLARLLHCSSDFGKQLDSLADVVSFGVAPAFLTLFYQLGGTHWMGPLVAVLFVICGAVRLARFNLMAFSTGFVGMPITAAGVILSFMFLWSEHLRPELLLGLMVVLSFLMISRIPFPSFKKKPIRR, from the coding sequence ATGAAATGGAATTGGTTGCCCTCACTATGCACGATGGCAAATCTGGGGGCAGGGGTACTATCCCTGTTTTACACGATTCATGAACAATATACGACCGCTTTTATTCTGATTATGGTGGCTGCTTTGTGGGATGTGCTAGACGGTTTGCTGGCAAGGCTGCTGCATTGCTCCAGTGATTTTGGCAAGCAGCTCGATTCGCTGGCGGATGTGGTCTCATTTGGCGTTGCCCCTGCTTTCTTGACCTTGTTCTACCAACTGGGAGGTACACATTGGATGGGGCCGCTTGTGGCTGTTTTGTTTGTGATATGCGGTGCAGTGAGGCTGGCAAGATTCAACTTGATGGCTTTTAGTACAGGCTTCGTAGGCATGCCAATTACGGCTGCGGGTGTTATTTTGTCCTTTATGTTTTTATGGAGTGAGCATTTGCGACCCGAATTATTGCTTGGGCTCATGGTAGTGCTGTCTTTCCTGATGATTAGCCGTATTCCGTTCCCGTCCTTCAAAAAAAAACCGATCAGGAGGTAG
- a CDS encoding glycoside hydrolase family 30 protein — protein MTNQTIQWFSTSKAKAWQSQSHHLSETQEHANLTITGETHQLVEGFGGCFNELGYVALDHLESNEREQVLHSLFHPEGEHKFTICRLPIGASDYALEWYSHNETDGDVEMKHFSIERDQQYLIPFIREALQLNPDLKLFASPWSPPTWMKSPKAYNYGTLRWEKDILKAYALYFVKFVQAYREAGITIHQIHVQNEVIADQKFPSCVWTGEQLREFIRDYLGPAFEKHGLDTEIWLGTINAPDPWEELMKKTSTGFDEYAHTVLSDPEAYKYIKGVGYQWAGKNAIQRTVASYPELRYMQTENECGNGENSWDYAKYVYNLYQHYFTNGVNAYIYWNMVLEPKGKSTWGWEQNSMITVDPADRKRTLNPEYYVMKHFSHFVLPGARRIGLHGSWTGNAVAFRNADGQTVVVIANPFHESRVLNLSAGEATHHFELEPESFNTIVIPS, from the coding sequence ATGACCAATCAGACCATTCAGTGGTTTTCCACTTCCAAAGCAAAAGCCTGGCAATCCCAATCTCATCATCTTAGCGAAACCCAAGAGCATGCCAACCTGACCATTACGGGGGAAACGCATCAGCTCGTCGAAGGCTTTGGCGGCTGTTTTAATGAACTGGGCTATGTGGCCTTGGACCATTTGGAGAGCAACGAACGGGAGCAGGTACTTCATTCTCTCTTCCACCCGGAGGGTGAGCATAAATTCACGATTTGCCGACTCCCTATTGGAGCCAGTGACTACGCGCTGGAATGGTACAGCCACAATGAAACGGATGGCGACGTGGAAATGAAGCACTTTTCCATCGAGCGTGATCAGCAGTATCTCATTCCTTTCATTCGGGAAGCATTGCAACTTAACCCGGACTTGAAGCTGTTCGCTTCACCCTGGAGCCCGCCGACATGGATGAAATCGCCCAAGGCTTACAATTATGGCACACTGCGCTGGGAAAAGGATATTTTGAAAGCGTATGCATTATACTTCGTCAAATTTGTGCAGGCTTACCGTGAGGCAGGCATTACGATTCATCAGATCCATGTTCAAAATGAAGTCATTGCCGATCAAAAATTCCCTTCCTGTGTATGGACCGGAGAACAGCTGCGTGAATTTATTCGCGATTACTTGGGCCCCGCCTTCGAGAAACACGGACTAGATACGGAAATTTGGCTAGGTACCATTAACGCCCCCGATCCGTGGGAAGAATTAATGAAGAAGACTTCGACCGGATTCGATGAATATGCCCATACCGTGCTGAGTGACCCGGAGGCCTACAAATATATTAAGGGCGTGGGCTATCAGTGGGCAGGCAAAAACGCCATCCAGCGCACCGTAGCCAGCTATCCCGAGCTTCGTTACATGCAGACAGAAAATGAGTGCGGGAACGGAGAAAATTCGTGGGACTACGCCAAATATGTATATAACCTGTACCAGCACTACTTTACCAATGGCGTGAATGCTTATATTTACTGGAACATGGTTTTGGAGCCGAAAGGCAAGAGCACATGGGGATGGGAGCAAAATTCGATGATCACCGTTGATCCGGCGGATCGTAAGCGTACCCTGAACCCGGAATATTACGTGATGAAGCACTTTTCTCATTTTGTATTGCCGGGTGCGAGACGCATTGGACTCCATGGATCATGGACGGGAAATGCCGTTGCTTTCCGCAATGCTGACGGACAAACGGTAGTGGTCATTGCCAATCCGTTCCACGAATCGCGTGTGCTGAATCTGTCCGCTGGAGAGGCTACACATCATTTCGAGCTGGAGCCGGAATCATTTAACACCATCGTCATTCCTTCTTAA
- a CDS encoding HAMP domain-containing sensor histidine kinase, with translation MNKRGVTFKLFIMTVAFFLCFYGMVILCQLLFFEKFYQQQKIGRVESRLQSFGQSYVKEAWGSDRVSREAARFMFQNKNQLAIVTLDGKVKLDDPFHINLRKADGQIVKISLSLFMSQFGDELRAARIQPGDTLTVEGEVLETDGISSANFIYPSGIQKPGSKHIGTTSEESSTEGSVRLSGTVTEIVLPDLKTWSQRQGLLFSALEEWFPLSQTHLEKLKNFEVLEEEWTEPWTGVRNAVIVHPVRQSTGEIDLLFTVTSLQEISETNEALRWFYLYLGIGGFALILILSLFYSRMVTRPLIALNNTAKRMAKLDFTAHTPIRQNDELGSLSYSMYTLSQNLDTALRELQEANQQLVEDMEQKQRMEAVQQDFFANASHELKTPLSIVKGFAEGLQDGVSAGKQDHYIKVIVEEADKMERLVKDMLDLAKLESGTLKLRKTTFILSELVEEVVDKLFHLLKEKHLEAVIIPANELPIHADAGWLEQVIFNFVINAIRHAEEGSSITIRIEGSGEINTFSIQNKGETIPDDQLEQIWERFYRAELSRSRQTGGTGLGLSIVKRILDLHDFRYMAENTRDGVRFVVIFGG, from the coding sequence ATGAACAAACGGGGAGTTACCTTTAAGTTGTTCATTATGACCGTTGCATTTTTTCTTTGTTTTTACGGCATGGTGATTTTGTGCCAATTGCTTTTTTTTGAAAAATTTTATCAGCAACAGAAGATCGGGCGTGTGGAAAGCCGTTTGCAAAGCTTCGGTCAAAGCTATGTCAAGGAAGCCTGGGGCTCCGATAGGGTTTCACGAGAAGCAGCCCGTTTTATGTTTCAGAATAAGAACCAGTTGGCGATTGTCACGCTGGACGGCAAAGTAAAGCTGGATGACCCGTTCCACATCAATCTCCGAAAAGCAGACGGGCAGATCGTTAAAATATCGTTGTCTCTGTTTATGAGCCAGTTCGGAGATGAGCTGAGGGCGGCCCGGATTCAGCCGGGTGACACGTTAACCGTTGAAGGTGAAGTGTTGGAAACCGACGGCATCTCTTCTGCCAATTTCATTTATCCGTCGGGCATTCAAAAGCCTGGCTCCAAACATATAGGAACGACCTCGGAAGAGTCGAGCACAGAGGGTAGTGTAAGGTTGTCCGGTACAGTGACAGAAATTGTGCTGCCGGATCTGAAAACCTGGAGCCAGCGGCAAGGATTGCTGTTTAGTGCGCTGGAGGAATGGTTTCCTTTATCGCAGACCCATTTGGAGAAGCTCAAGAATTTTGAAGTGCTGGAGGAAGAGTGGACGGAGCCTTGGACGGGTGTGCGTAATGCGGTCATTGTCCATCCTGTACGACAAAGCACCGGAGAGATCGACCTGCTGTTCACAGTGACATCGTTGCAGGAAATCAGCGAGACGAATGAAGCTTTGCGCTGGTTCTATCTGTACCTGGGCATCGGGGGCTTTGCGCTGATTTTGATTTTGTCCTTGTTCTATTCCCGAATGGTGACCCGTCCGCTCATTGCCTTGAACAATACTGCCAAACGGATGGCTAAGCTCGATTTTACAGCCCATACACCGATTCGGCAAAATGATGAGCTGGGCAGCCTGTCCTACAGCATGTATACCCTGTCCCAGAACCTGGACACCGCTTTGCGCGAGCTTCAGGAGGCTAACCAGCAACTGGTTGAGGATATGGAGCAGAAACAGAGGATGGAGGCTGTGCAGCAGGACTTTTTTGCCAACGCCTCTCATGAGCTGAAGACCCCGCTTAGTATTGTTAAAGGCTTCGCCGAAGGGCTACAGGATGGCGTTAGTGCCGGGAAGCAGGACCACTATATCAAGGTGATTGTGGAGGAAGCGGACAAAATGGAGCGACTGGTCAAGGATATGCTGGACCTCGCCAAGCTGGAATCCGGTACCCTCAAGCTTCGCAAAACGACCTTTATACTGAGCGAGCTGGTGGAGGAAGTCGTGGACAAGCTGTTCCATCTGCTAAAGGAAAAGCATCTGGAAGCGGTCATTATCCCTGCTAATGAGCTGCCGATTCATGCCGATGCCGGATGGCTGGAGCAGGTGATTTTCAACTTCGTCATCAATGCCATAAGGCATGCTGAGGAAGGAAGCTCGATTACGATCCGTATCGAAGGCTCCGGGGAAATCAATACCTTTTCCATTCAAAATAAAGGAGAAACGATTCCCGACGATCAGCTGGAGCAAATTTGGGAGCGGTTTTACCGGGCCGAGCTTTCACGCAGCCGTCAGACAGGGGGAACCGGACTGGGACTGTCGATCGTCAAACGGATTTTGGATTTGCACGATTTTCGCTATATGGCGGAGAATACCAGGGATGGCGTTCGTTTTGTCGTCATATTCGGAGGTTAA
- a CDS encoding response regulator transcription factor yields MNKRVLLVEDEIRIREVIADYFKQNNWEVYEAGNGKDALIWFDSVQPDLIILDIMMPELDGWEVCRQVRSRSGVPIILLTAKSGDDDKILGFELGADDYVTKPFSPKVLIARANALMKRVEGHVLPESHVLRFGTAILNTMAHRLEVDQAAVELTPKEYELLRLLIHNKGMVISRDAILSRVWGIDFEGDTRVVDTHIKKLRSKLGRESRHIRTVFGTGYRFEEEE; encoded by the coding sequence TTGAATAAAAGGGTTCTTCTTGTGGAGGATGAAATTCGTATCCGTGAAGTCATTGCGGATTATTTTAAACAGAATAATTGGGAAGTCTATGAAGCAGGCAATGGAAAAGATGCGCTAATCTGGTTTGATTCGGTGCAGCCCGACCTGATCATACTCGATATTATGATGCCGGAGCTGGATGGTTGGGAGGTATGCCGTCAGGTTCGCAGCCGTTCCGGGGTGCCGATCATTTTGCTGACCGCCAAATCCGGTGATGATGATAAAATATTGGGCTTTGAGCTGGGAGCAGATGACTACGTTACCAAGCCTTTTAGCCCTAAGGTGCTAATCGCCCGCGCGAACGCGCTGATGAAACGGGTGGAGGGCCATGTGCTGCCTGAGTCGCATGTCCTGCGGTTCGGCACGGCCATTCTCAATACGATGGCTCATCGGCTTGAGGTAGATCAGGCGGCAGTCGAGCTGACGCCCAAGGAGTATGAGCTGCTGCGGCTGCTTATACATAACAAAGGTATGGTCATTTCACGGGATGCGATACTTAGCCGGGTGTGGGGGATCGACTTTGAAGGAGACACGCGGGTCGTGGATACGCATATCAAAAAGCTGAGAAGCAAGCTGGGCCGTGAATCTCGCCATATCCGGACCGTTTTTGGTACAGGCTACAGGTTTGAGGAGGAAGAATGA
- a CDS encoding DedA family protein, with translation MEWAMSIITQYGYIAIFALLALGIIGLPVPDEIIMVFVGYLSSIMVLNYSMSVLVSFMGAMTGMMISYTLGKKLGQPLVDKHGKWFGLTPKRFARVKGWFARFGLWTILVGYFIPGVRHVTSYLSGISAMPVRKYMLVASAGSLVWTLIFISIGYITGANIHFQ, from the coding sequence ATGGAATGGGCTATGAGCATAATTACACAATACGGGTATATTGCTATTTTTGCACTTCTTGCTCTCGGGATTATCGGCCTTCCAGTTCCTGATGAAATTATTATGGTCTTTGTCGGCTATCTGTCCTCCATCATGGTACTGAATTATTCAATGTCTGTACTGGTCAGCTTTATGGGGGCCATGACAGGCATGATGATCAGCTACACGCTGGGCAAAAAGCTGGGACAGCCGTTGGTGGATAAGCACGGCAAGTGGTTCGGGCTGACACCGAAGCGGTTTGCAAGGGTGAAGGGGTGGTTTGCACGCTTCGGGCTGTGGACCATTCTGGTCGGTTATTTCATTCCGGGCGTCAGGCATGTGACAAGCTACTTGTCTGGAATTAGCGCAATGCCTGTTCGAAAATATATGCTGGTCGCAAGCGCAGGTTCTCTCGTATGGACCCTTATTTTTATCTCGATTGGTTATATTACCGGAGCGAATATACACTTTCAATAA
- a CDS encoding Lrp/AsnC family transcriptional regulator has product MDHVDKQILFYLQSQARISMTELGKCVGLSQPAVTERVKRMEEKGIIKEYRTIISPEKIGKDTAAYILFRTRDCHAFLDFVHTSPHVAECHRISGDHSYLLKVVTNSTRTLEEFSNQCDKYGTYTSLIVMSSPIDHRLLIHSLEEASGAAHSEKD; this is encoded by the coding sequence GTGGATCATGTAGACAAACAAATCCTCTTTTATCTTCAAAGTCAGGCAAGAATTTCAATGACGGAACTAGGAAAATGCGTGGGTTTGTCCCAACCTGCTGTAACAGAACGAGTTAAACGAATGGAAGAAAAGGGGATTATCAAGGAGTATCGCACTATCATCTCTCCTGAAAAAATAGGAAAGGATACGGCAGCCTATATATTGTTTCGGACTAGAGATTGCCATGCATTTCTTGATTTTGTCCATACATCTCCACATGTTGCCGAGTGCCACCGTATAAGCGGAGATCACAGTTATTTATTAAAAGTAGTGACCAACTCGACGCGCACCCTAGAAGAGTTTAGTAACCAGTGCGATAAGTATGGAACCTACACGAGCCTGATTGTCATGTCGTCACCGATCGATCATAGACTTCTCATTCATTCTCTGGAAGAAGCAAGTGGAGCTGCTCATTCAGAAAAAGATTAA